A stretch of DNA from Anaerobacillus isosaccharinicus:
TTAATTTGCGCTCCTGACAAACCTCTTGAGACTATATCTACTTTGGAACTACTAATATCTGGCTTAAAGACAACGCAACAAAAAGGACCTCTAACGATATTCATGCTAATATCAAGCAGTATGAATAACACTCTTTTAACATCTTTCACATTTGTAATTACTTTGAATATCTCGTTGAAGGTAGAAAGTTCCATTAAATGGTTTTGTAAGTTTGATTTTTGGCTTTGCATTGTAAAAAGCATGCTTAATAAAGAAGAATACTGTTCCATTTTTATAATTAATGCTTCTTCTAGCTTATCATTAAAGCTCCCACCAAAAAGACTTCCTATTACTTTATTGTTATCAAAAATAGGAGCACAAAATAAACTTTTTGGATAAAGCTGACTACGGTGAAAGTAATTGATCCGCGGGTCATTTTCAACCTCATTCCAAAATTGAAATTTCTCTGCTGCTATTGTTTGACCTACAAATCCCTCCCCAATAGAAAATGTAGTTCCTATTAATCGTTCTGTATTATCTCCATGCATTAATTGAAGATAATATTCCGCTTCGTCCTTTTGCATTGCTAGACCTAAAAAATGCAAATCGCAGTGCTTATGATATATTTTTGCTACATATTCAGAGGTTTTTAATGTTCCACTTCTAATCTCGTCCATACACTGAAAGGTAAAGGATTGGTGCTCATTCTCTTTTAAAGATGTTAGATGTGTTTCCACTACTTGATTAAATTTCCTTATATTTTTCATTTTCTCGTTTTTTTCTTGAATAGTAGTTTCAGGCGCTAATTTAAGAGCTTCAAATAAGCCATTAACTTCGCTAAAGTTTTTATTTACATAATTTTGAACAAATTGTCGTGAAGATTGCTCAAGAATAAAACCAGAGAATAAATAATAGACAATACGTCCATCCACTCTTATCGGAGAAACTATATACTTTAGGCCAATTCGATTGTCTAGAAATACGGGCTGCCATACAGATTTTAACGAGGTTGTACTATTTTTAAAATTATCTTTTAGAGGCCAAGTGTCGTACAATAATTTTGACAATGAATTAAACCCAGAAACATTTGTAATCTCTTCTCCATTAAGATCTATTATTACCATTGTTAATCCTGTAAGAACGGAATAGGCCTCTTGAACATGCTGCAGGAATTCTAAATTTCTTTCCATGGCTCTGCCTTCCCTAACCCCACACTTACCGGTTGAACATAACGGTAAATGGCACTTTCCCCAGTTCCAATAATCTCTAGGATCATACTATCTACTAACTGACTGAGTACAACACTTAAATCTTCTGCTTTTCTCCCAAGTCGAATCTCAAGTCCTTGAACAGTTTCATACGCGTATGGATTTTCTTGGAAAAACATTGTACATTCTACTTGCAATGGACTTAAATGATACTCCATAATGGATTTATCCCCCTATATTAACCGTATAAAAGGCAGTGAAGAAATATTCTCCACCACTAGTGGTCGAGACATAATACCTTGTGGTGATTTCTTAAGTTGAAAGTATTGATAATTTCCATCGACCCATGTTTGAAATACCCCGCTACATGTTCTCTCAAGAAAGCTGGCAGTTTCAGTTCCTATTTCTTTGAAATTACTTAAGGCAAGCATACTCATACCAGAAGCGCTAATTAAGGCTATTTCTTCAGTAAAGTAGCTAATAACAAAGTCTTTCCCTCGTTGCGAAACAAGAGTGTTAAGATCAAAAAACACAAACCACTTCTCACCTTCATCATTATTCTGAAGATTTGATATATCGATTTTCTCTCTCATATACGTTTTAAACTGTTGGTTGTCCAAATCTTTTACCATTATTACAGCGGATTTGAAAGTTTCTGGTATAGGCCTTTCATAATGTTCAATAAAAATGATTTTTCTCTGTTCTATTAACTGCTTAAGATCAAGACCATATAGTCGTAGTAAATGGTCCACATCTAAGATGGACATTAAATTCGATAGCAGCATTAGAACATTTTCGCCGGCTTTTATTCTGCTTGAAATGATAGATGTGATGAAATATTTGTAATTGGCTTTGCTGTTTGTATCTAAAACGAAAACAGTCCCCCTTGGGATTCCACCTAATAACAGATTATCTATTGATGTAATACCAGTTGCTACATTTGATTTACTATCTGTTACATACTTATCTTCGAACATTGATAAGGCTGGGATAAGATAAATTCCAGTGTCAGTAATACGATAAATATGTTCACCTTCTTGAATTTTACATCCCCTCATTTTCAAGATTTCTAACGTTCTTTTACGATAAATAGTTTCATGTTCCTTTAGGGCTAGTCTAATTACACCATCTGAAAGATAACTAACAAATGATATTTCTTCATCCTTAATCGAATTTCTTTCATTAATAAATATCGATGTAAGAGAGAATTTTTTAAATGTATTTTTTAATATATTTACAGTGTTTCTTTTCTCAACGGTATTTTCGATTCCATCGTGAAATAAGTTTAAGCTATCAATAACGATACGCTTACAATCAATTTCCTTTATTATTTGTTCAAATATACCATTTGGTAATTTCATTTGTTCGATTAACACTTTCGGTGACATACATATGACCCGCAATTTATTTTGTTTTTCCAGTTCTTTTATCTCCCATCCAAATTGACTCATTTCGCGGTAAATTTGCTCAGGAAATTCTTCAAAGGTTATATATATACCTGATTCATTGTAATTTTTTACACCATCAACAAGGTATTGCATCCCTAATATTGTCTTTCCAGTTCCAGGAGCCCCATCTAATAAAATTGAAGACCCTGTAGGAAAGCCACCATTTAGGATATGGTCTAAGCCGCTAATACCTGTAGGTGATTGATTATTCAAGGTAAATCCCCCCTACTTTTGTGTTCGTATTGTCAAAACTTTATATAGAAATAGGCTATTAAATCCTAGTTTAAAGGGCTTTATAAGCAAAAAACTTGCCACCCCCTGAATTTTGTAGATAATTGAGGTTACCACACACCCAACATCCCAAAAGAAAGGAAAGTGACAAGTTGTTACCTCAAATTATAACCTATTTACTTACTTTTATAAACTACCAAGAACAAGTAATTCGAACGCTCCTTACCCTTTTAATAGGGAAGAGCATGTTTGATAAACCGACTGAGGCTCCAGTTAATAAACCATATCGCAAGCTTCAAGTTGATGATCTACCGATCATTGAAGTTCCAAAAAAACTAGATTTTCAAGTTTTATTAACCGAGCATCTTAAGTCTAAAGGTAAACCTCTCAAACCAGTACAAAGACGGTCGAATTCAACACCCGTTCCTTCATCAATGAAATGTCCTACGTGTGGTGCTCCATCTGATTATTTGTATGCGAACAATGGAGCGAAAGGACAATTTCAATGTAAGGTGTGTTCATGTCTTTTCAGTGAGAGAAATCGATATCTCAAGGAAGCAATCCTGAAATGCCCTCACTGTTCAAAAACACTTGAAAAAGTGAAGGAAAGAAAAGACTTCCATGTGTACAAGTGTAAAAACGACGCTTGTTCTTATTACCAACATAAACGTAATGCGATGACTCAAAAAGAGAAAAATCGGTTCAAAGAAGATCCTCAAGCCTTTAAACTTCGCTATATTTACCGCCAGTTTCACATTGATTTTCAACCATTAGCGAAGCATTCACCAAAGAGACCACGAGTTGATCTATCAAGAATTTATGTGTCTCCACATACGCTTGGATTGATATTGACTTATCACGTCAATTATGGACTTTCAGCCCGTAAAACAGCAGCGTTGATGAAAGATGTACACGGTGTTTCAATTTCTCATCAAAGCATTTTAAACTACGAAAACAGTGTGGCATTGTGGTTGAAACCGTATATTGATCACTATCCTTACGAACTCTCAGATCAATTTTGTGGTGACGAAACATACATCCGCGTAAATGGCCGTTGGCATTACCTGTTTTTCTTTTTTGATGCCGTGAAGAAAGTCATTCTCTCTTATCCTGTGTCACCTAATCGAGATACAGCTACAGCTATTAAAGCGATAGACGAAGTGTTGTTAAAGCTTAGGAAAATCCCAGAAAACCTAACTTTCGTTGTCGATGGCAATCCCATTTACTTATTAGCACAACACTTTTATGCCCAGCACCAAATCCCGTTTGAGGTCATTCAGGTAATTGGCTTAACGAACGAAGACGAGGTGTCAAAAGAATATCGACCTCTCAAACAAATTATCGAGCGGCTAAATCGTACCTTTAAAGGAAACTATCGATCCACTCATGGTTTCGGTTCAGAACATGGTTCTGTTTCTTTTGTGACCTTGTTCGTTGCTTACTTTAACTTTTTAAGACCACATTCAGCTTTGGAAGGAAAAGTACCAGTAACACTTCCTGAGCTAGAAAAGCTTCCAAACATGCCAGCTAGATGGACAACTCTTATTGGTCTTGCCCAGGACTGGATAAGTAAGCAAACTGCCTAACTTTTGTTTAACTGAGCCCTTTCTAGCCATCGGCGGAGCGTACTCTTGACAAACCGAACTTGCCAATGGTTTAAAATGGAAATACCAAGGGCTTATTTAGCTATGCCTTCTTTTGTCCTCTTCGCCCTTGTTAAACCTCTCGCTAAACCATTGGCGTGTTTGTCAAGAGCGATGGCGGGAGCTACCACCAGATTAATTGGTAGAAAGTGTCATCAGCCTTTAGTTTTCATAGAACTTTTGACACTACCTTTGTGTTCAATTAAACATATTATCTCAAATTTCTATAAAGCTTAACAGAAGTTCGACAAAACTAGACAATGGGCATTAATACTTATTTAGTTAAAATGTTCCTTGTAAATTTCTTATACTACTAATCTAGATTTTTTAATATAGTTATTATATTTTCAAAGTACGGTTTTACTATAAAGTCTTTGGCTCCCTTTTTAATAGCATCAACAATTATTGTTTGTTGTCCCATAGCAGAGCACATTATTACTTTAGCATTACCATCTATTTGCATAATATTATCAAGCGCAAATATCCCATTTTTTTTTGGCATGGTGATGTCTAATAGCACAATGTCTGGTCGATACCTATTAAATTTATCAATCGCCTCAATTCCATCCTCAGCTTCAGCAATTATCATAAATCCATACTGTTTTAACTTGTTTCCAAGTAAAGTTCTCATAAATAAAGAATCGTCTGCAATCAAAACTGTTTTCATATTTTATTGCTCCTATAACTTCTTTTTTTAGATAAGGATTATAATTATTTATTACGCAAAAACATAAACATAATTTCAATTGATGTACGATTTGGTAAATCAGTCAACTCATCGTACAAGGCCATTTGCTTTAATTCAACTTCTGCTTCTTTATGTGATGTTATATCCCTTAAATAGCCAGTAATTTTTTTAATATTCCACTATCATCAAAAATGGGTGAAGAGACGCTTATCCAACCACCTATCCCCTACATTTGAATGATGTATCCGAAATTTTACTTTTGTGTTTTTCCCTAACTCTAATTTTTCTTTCAACTTTCCAACTTTTTCTCTGTCTTCCTCATGTATTAGTTATGATTATCTAATATATTAATTATCTACTCTTTTCTAATTTCGTAAATCATCACCAATTCCTATTATTCGAATAAATAAAACTCATTAGAGGCATGACTGAAATAACCTGTCAGTTGCTCATTAGGAGTACATTCCTATATGGTAAATGACTTTTACTAGTCGTAATTAGCTAACAGTATTAAATGCCCACTTAACAACTTCGAGCAGAATATGAGCAAATGGCAGTGTAAAATTTCTGTAAAATGAAATCAAAACCTAACGTTTTCTATCGTATTCTCTAAATACAAAAAAATGCTTATAAACATTGATATAACAATGTTTATAAGCACTTTAATACTTATTAAAATGAATGTAAAAGTATAAATGGTACCGGTGGACCATACTTTACTTCATACACACAAAATTAAAAATAGTTTCGTATTGTCGTTAATACCCTCTCTAAATCATGATCATGTAGCTTGCCAATTTTAAATAGTAGCTCCTTAAAATGCACAGTTATTACTTACAATAACGACTGGTCTTCGTTTTCCATTTAACTCAACAGTCCATATTTCTCCACGTTTACTTGTTTTACTCATCTTCTTTACCCCAAAATATTTCTTCTTTTTCCTTAATAATTTGCTCTTTTGGGGGTCTACTATCATAGTAATTATCAAATAACTTATTAAGTAATTTGATCCGTTCCCCGTTATCCATTTCTCAGATAGCTTTCATGATCTCATCAGCAGTCATTCATAACCACCTCATTTAATAAATATAGTCTCTCGGAAATTAAATTTCCGCTTCAGCTCTAGTCTTTCGACTAGGGCTTTTTATTGTTTTACCCCTATTTAAAGGGGGCGAACACATTTTCCTCTTGACAAATTCAGAACGCCCCAATAATCGAGTTGAAGACATTAAAAAACTCGTATTGGGGGAATTTTTATGCTAAAAAACGTCCGTTCTCATGAATCCTATCTGTCTTTTGTTGTCGAGCAATTAGATGAACTCTATAAGGATAAAGCATTTTTAAAAACCTTTTACTCTGAACCAATAATTTGGTGTTCCTTGATTGACCTAACCGATGCCACCATGTTGCTTAGACACCGTTATTCCTCTAATCCAAGAG
This window harbors:
- a CDS encoding response regulator encodes the protein MKTVLIADDSLFMRTLLGNKLKQYGFMIIAEAEDGIEAIDKFNRYRPDIVLLDITMPKKNGIFALDNIMQIDGNAKVIMCSAMGQQTIIVDAIKKGAKDFIVKPYFENIITILKNLD
- a CDS encoding DDE-type integrase/transposase/recombinase; its protein translation is MLPQIITYLLTFINYQEQVIRTLLTLLIGKSMFDKPTEAPVNKPYRKLQVDDLPIIEVPKKLDFQVLLTEHLKSKGKPLKPVQRRSNSTPVPSSMKCPTCGAPSDYLYANNGAKGQFQCKVCSCLFSERNRYLKEAILKCPHCSKTLEKVKERKDFHVYKCKNDACSYYQHKRNAMTQKEKNRFKEDPQAFKLRYIYRQFHIDFQPLAKHSPKRPRVDLSRIYVSPHTLGLILTYHVNYGLSARKTAALMKDVHGVSISHQSILNYENSVALWLKPYIDHYPYELSDQFCGDETYIRVNGRWHYLFFFFDAVKKVILSYPVSPNRDTATAIKAIDEVLLKLRKIPENLTFVVDGNPIYLLAQHFYAQHQIPFEVIQVIGLTNEDEVSKEYRPLKQIIERLNRTFKGNYRSTHGFGSEHGSVSFVTLFVAYFNFLRPHSALEGKVPVTLPELEKLPNMPARWTTLIGLAQDWISKQTA
- a CDS encoding PocR ligand-binding domain-containing protein, which produces MERNLEFLQHVQEAYSVLTGLTMVIIDLNGEEITNVSGFNSLSKLLYDTWPLKDNFKNSTTSLKSVWQPVFLDNRIGLKYIVSPIRVDGRIVYYLFSGFILEQSSRQFVQNYVNKNFSEVNGLFEALKLAPETTIQEKNEKMKNIRKFNQVVETHLTSLKENEHQSFTFQCMDEIRSGTLKTSEYVAKIYHKHCDLHFLGLAMQKDEAEYYLQLMHGDNTERLIGTTFSIGEGFVGQTIAAEKFQFWNEVENDPRINYFHRSQLYPKSLFCAPIFDNNKVIGSLFGGSFNDKLEEALIIKMEQYSSLLSMLFTMQSQKSNLQNHLMELSTFNEIFKVITNVKDVKRVLFILLDISMNIVRGPFCCVVFKPDISSSKVDIVSRGLSGAQINDYCHSVASDVFIHSNRVNRNQIVNGKTE
- a CDS encoding type II toxin-antitoxin system PemK/MazF family toxin, whose protein sequence is MSKTSKRGEIWTVELNGKRRPVVIVSNNCAF
- a CDS encoding ATPase domain-containing protein, which codes for MNNQSPTGISGLDHILNGGFPTGSSILLDGAPGTGKTILGMQYLVDGVKNYNESGIYITFEEFPEQIYREMSQFGWEIKELEKQNKLRVICMSPKVLIEQMKLPNGIFEQIIKEIDCKRIVIDSLNLFHDGIENTVEKRNTVNILKNTFKKFSLTSIFINERNSIKDEEISFVSYLSDGVIRLALKEHETIYRKRTLEILKMRGCKIQEGEHIYRITDTGIYLIPALSMFEDKYVTDSKSNVATGITSIDNLLLGGIPRGTVFVLDTNSKANYKYFITSIISSRIKAGENVLMLLSNLMSILDVDHLLRLYGLDLKQLIEQRKIIFIEHYERPIPETFKSAVIMVKDLDNQQFKTYMREKIDISNLQNNDEGEKWFVFFDLNTLVSQRGKDFVISYFTEEIALISASGMSMLALSNFKEIGTETASFLERTCSGVFQTWVDGNYQYFQLKKSPQGIMSRPLVVENISSLPFIRLI